The DNA sequence CAGTTTCCTCCTTATGTATCAGTAAAAATATTATTAGAGGTGGCTGGGAAAGAAGATGAACTTATTTTGTGTTCCGCAGCAGATATATCCGTCGAATGGCTTCATAATCCTCATCCGGAAGAGGGAAGCCGGCTCGCAGAAGCTGTAAAATCGGTTCAGTTTTCACCCGGAGTTTTGAAAGAATATGTTTATATCGCTGCAGAATATACGACAGTACATGAACTTCGTACTTACTTTAAAACAACCCTGCAGTGGGATCCTCATGCAATATATGCATGTTCTTATTGGAGAGCGGGACAATCGGAAGGGAAATCATCTGAAAGTACTTAAGAAGCAGGATCTGCAGTAAATTTTTAGCATATTTATTACTACATTTGCTGCGACTGATTTAAATAAATGGAAGACGTATTAGTTTCATATATTAAAAGCAAAATATCAATAACAGACGAAGAATTGAAAGTTATTCTTTCTTATTTCAAACCTGTTAAATTAAAAAAGAACGAGCTTCTCGTTACCAATGTTCATTCTCCCAAAAAAACATTCTTTGTTGTAAAAGGCTGTTTACGGATATTTTATATTAATAAGGAGGGGCAGGATTCTACAAGATATTTTGCTTTTGAAAATCAGTTTGCTACAGCGCTTCATACCTTTATTACTTCTGAACCTTCTGATGAACTTCTCCAGGCTGTGGAAGATTCGGAGGTATATTATATTACCCATCAGGATTTTTATCATTTATTAGACATTATCCCACAATGGGAAAAATTTTACCGAATTTATATTGAAATTGCCTGTATTGCTAACACCAAAAGGCTGATGTCTTTTATGGTACAGGATGCACTTGAAAAATACAAACAGTTACTGGAAGAAAATCCAATTATTGTACGTCGGCTTTCTAATAAAATGGTAGCTTCCTATCTAAATATTTCACAGGAAACCCTAAGCAGATTGAAGTCAAAACTATGATTTTTTGTTTGACAAATCTAACATGATCAGGAATGACTATTATTTATTTAAACCATTTTTAAACTAGCTAAAATTATCAAAAAATTAATACCAGAGCCTGTTCAAGAAAAATTTAAGCCCTATATTTGCACTCATGTTAAAATGGTTCTCCATATTATGCTCAATGATGTATGTGCTGGCTACCACCAATGCGGGGGAAGTACTGAAGGTACCTATGTTTGTGGAACATTTTATGGAATACCAAGGAAGCTTATCAGAATTTGTCATGGAACATTATGATAATCACAAACAGGATTCTGACTGGGATATTGATCAGAAACTGCCGTTTATCAATCCTCCCATCGTACTGACTGTAAATGCCCAACTTCCGGAAATTACATT is a window from the Chryseobacterium indologenes genome containing:
- a CDS encoding Crp/Fnr family transcriptional regulator; the encoded protein is MEDVLVSYIKSKISITDEELKVILSYFKPVKLKKNELLVTNVHSPKKTFFVVKGCLRIFYINKEGQDSTRYFAFENQFATALHTFITSEPSDELLQAVEDSEVYYITHQDFYHLLDIIPQWEKFYRIYIEIACIANTKRLMSFMVQDALEKYKQLLEENPIIVRRLSNKMVASYLNISQETLSRLKSKL